The DNA region CCGGCGAGCAGACCGTCGCCGGCCTGGCGCGCAACAAGCTGCCCGGAAAGCCTTCCTGGGTGGTGCCGGAAAACGATGTGGCCAAGAACATCTTCTATTGGAAGGACCTCGACGTCATGGCGACAAGCACCGGCCTCGACAAGGCGAACGTCGTGCCGTTCTTCGTCGATGCCGATTCGACGCCCAACCCGAAGGGCCTGCCGATCGGCGGCGTCACCGAAGTCGACCTGCCGAACAACCACCTGCAATACGCCTTTACCTGGTATGGCTTGGCGGCGGTGCTGGTCGTGATCGTTGTGATCTCGTGGTTCCGCGGGCGCGGCAGGACTTCGCAATAGTATCGCTTCAATTCTTTTCTATATTGGGCTAGAGGTCGCTCAAGTCGTAAACGTGGGACTGTCTCTTCCGTGGTGCTGCACGAAGCTCAATTTTCCCTCATTCCTGTGCTTGTCACAGGAATCCGGCCACGGCGCGTCTGCACCGTGAATGAGTCTTTCGCGCCCAAGGACTTGGGCGCACTGGATTCCTGTGACAAGCACAGGAATGAGGGCAGCCTTAAAGGAACGACATGAACATCGCAGCGAAACCTCCTTTGACGATCAGGCTTTGCGGTCCGCGCGGCTTCTGCGCCGGCGTCGACCGCGCCATCCAGATCGTCGTGCTGGCGCTGAAATCCTACGGCGCGCCGGTCTATGTCCGCCACGAGATCGTGCACAACCGCTACGTCGTCGAGGGACTGGAAGCGAAGGGTGCGGTCTTCGTCGAGGAACTCGACGAGATCCCGAAAGAGCACCGCGCCCAGCCGGTCGTCTTTTCTGCGCACGGCGTTCCGAAGTCCGTTCCGGAAGACGCGAACGCGCGGAATCTTTTCTATCTTGATGCCACCTGTCCGCTGGTTTCCAAGGTCCACAAGCAGGCGATGCGGCATAACCGTCTCGGACGCCATGTCGTGTTGATCGGCCATGCCGGTCATCCGGAAGTCATCGGCACGATGGGTCAGCTTCCCGAAGGTTCCGTCTCGCTGATCGAAACCGTCGAAGATGCCGATGCGTATCAGCCCGCCGATCCCGACAATCTGGGCTACGTCACCCAGACGACGCTGTCGGTCGATGACACGGCCGGCGTGATTGCGCGACTGGAGCAGCGTTTCCCGAACCTGACCGCACCGGCGGCCGATTCGATCTGCTATGCCACGACCAATCGTCAGGAAGTCGTCAAGCAGGCCGCACCCGGCTGCGACCTCTTCATCATCGTCGGCGCGCCAAATTCGTCCAACTCCAAGCGCCTCGTCGAAGTCGCGCTGAGGTCGGGGGCAAAGAAATCGATCCTCGTGCAGCGCGCTGCTGAACTCAATTGGAACGAGATCGGCCCGATTTCGACGCTCGGCCTTTCTGCCGGCGCTTCGGCACCGGAAGTGATCGTCAACGAGATCATCGAGGCCTTCCGGTCGCGCTTTAGTGCCAAGGTCGAGCTTGCGGAGACCGTGCAGGAAAACGAGCATTTCCTCGTGAACCGGGAACTGCGTAATATCGAGCTGACGACGGCCGACATGGCCTTTGTGAACGGGGATTAGAGGGGGTGTCGCATACTCCGAGCCCAAACCGCCGTAGAACAAAATTTAATGTGAGAGTCCGCCTTGGCCGTCTATACCGATATTTCAGAAGATGATTTGAAGTGGTTTTTGACGGAGTATGACGCCGGCACTCTGCTTTCCTACAAGGGGATCGCGGAAGGCGTCGAGAACTCCAACTTCCTGCTGCACACTACCAAAAAGCCGCTGATCCTGACGCTTTATGAAAAGCGTGTCGAAAAATCCGACCTACCGTTCTTCCTCGGCCTGATGCAGCATCTTGCCGCCCGCGGCGTATCGTGCCCGCTGCCGCTGCCGCGCAGGGACGGCACGCTGCTCGGCACGCTTTCGGATCGTCCCGCGGCGCTGATATCCTTCCTCGAAGGCATGTGGCTGAGAAAGCCCGAAGCAAAACATTGCCGCGAAGTCGGCAAGGCCCTGGCACAGATGCATCTTGCCGGCGAAAGTTTCGAGCTGAAGCGGCCGAACGCGCTGTCTCTGGAGGGTTGGAAGCTGCTCTGGGACAAATCTGAGGCGCGCGCCGACGAGGTCGAAAAGGGCTTGTCCGCCGAAATTCGCGGGGAGATCGATTTCCTGTCGGCCCGCTGGCCGAAGGATCTTCCGGCGGGCATCATTCACGCCGATCTCTTTCCTGACAACGTCTTCTTCCTTGGCGACGAACTATCCGGCCTGATCGATTTCTATTTCGCCTGCAACGATCTGCTCGCTTACGACGTCTCGATCATCGTGAACGCCTGGTGCTTTGAAAAGGACGGCGCCTATAACATCAGCAAGGGCACTGCCATGCTGGAAGGTTATCAGAGCATCCGCCCTCTCAGCGCTGCAGAGCTCGCGGCACTTCCCGTGCTCGCCCGCGGCTCCGCGCTTCGCTTCTTCCTGACCCGCCTTTATGACTGGCTGACGACGCCGGAGGGCGCGATGGTCACCAAGAAGGATCCGCTCGAATATCTGCGCAAGCTGCGCTTCCACCGGCAAGTCGCATCGGCGGCCGAATACGGGCTTTCGGCATGAAGCACGTCGATATTTTTACCGACGGCGCTTGCTCGGGCAATCCCGGTCCCGGCGGATGGGGCGCGATCCTGCGTTACGGCGACATCGAAAAGGAACTTTCCGGCGGCGAGGCGGAAACGACCAACAACCGCATGGAGCTGATGGCCGCGATCTCGGCGCTTTCGGCGCTGAAGACGCCCTGCGAGGTCGATCTCTATACAGACAGCGCCTACGTCAAGGACGGTATTTCCAAGTGGATTTTCGGCTGGAAGAAAAATGGCTGGAAGACCGCGGACAAGAAGCCGGTGAAGAATGCCGAGCTGTGGCAGGCGCTGGAGGAAGCGCGCAACAAGCACAAGGTGACGCTCCACTGGGTCAAGGGCCATGCCGGCCATCTGGAAAACGAGCGTGCCGACGAACTGGCGCGCATGGCCATGGCGCCCTTCAAGAAACGGTAGGGCGAAATCCGGGGAGGCGACATTGCGCATCATTTCGCTGAATGCTTGGGGCGGCAAGCTGCATCAGCCGCTGATCGACTATCTCGGAACCATCGAGGCGGACGT from Rhizobium sullae includes:
- the rnhA gene encoding ribonuclease HI; its protein translation is MKHVDIFTDGACSGNPGPGGWGAILRYGDIEKELSGGEAETTNNRMELMAAISALSALKTPCEVDLYTDSAYVKDGISKWIFGWKKNGWKTADKKPVKNAELWQALEEARNKHKVTLHWVKGHAGHLENERADELARMAMAPFKKR
- the ispH gene encoding 4-hydroxy-3-methylbut-2-enyl diphosphate reductase, which produces MNIAAKPPLTIRLCGPRGFCAGVDRAIQIVVLALKSYGAPVYVRHEIVHNRYVVEGLEAKGAVFVEELDEIPKEHRAQPVVFSAHGVPKSVPEDANARNLFYLDATCPLVSKVHKQAMRHNRLGRHVVLIGHAGHPEVIGTMGQLPEGSVSLIETVEDADAYQPADPDNLGYVTQTTLSVDDTAGVIARLEQRFPNLTAPAADSICYATTNRQEVVKQAAPGCDLFIIVGAPNSSNSKRLVEVALRSGAKKSILVQRAAELNWNEIGPISTLGLSAGASAPEVIVNEIIEAFRSRFSAKVELAETVQENEHFLVNRELRNIELTTADMAFVNGD
- a CDS encoding homoserine kinase, with amino-acid sequence MAVYTDISEDDLKWFLTEYDAGTLLSYKGIAEGVENSNFLLHTTKKPLILTLYEKRVEKSDLPFFLGLMQHLAARGVSCPLPLPRRDGTLLGTLSDRPAALISFLEGMWLRKPEAKHCREVGKALAQMHLAGESFELKRPNALSLEGWKLLWDKSEARADEVEKGLSAEIRGEIDFLSARWPKDLPAGIIHADLFPDNVFFLGDELSGLIDFYFACNDLLAYDVSIIVNAWCFEKDGAYNISKGTAMLEGYQSIRPLSAAELAALPVLARGSALRFFLTRLYDWLTTPEGAMVTKKDPLEYLRKLRFHRQVASAAEYGLSA